The Capra hircus breed San Clemente chromosome 25, ASM170441v1, whole genome shotgun sequence nucleotide sequence TGAgaacattttcttccattctgggtGTTGTTGATATGACCAATTTCTTGCTCACCTTGTTTTCAAGTGGAGATTTGTGTCTGCCAGAAATATATGAACTTTCCCCAAGGTGCAGAGAGACAAATCTTCAGATGGAAAGGATGAATGGACAGCACATCACCCAGACACAGTCCCACCAGCCTCCCCACCTTAGATGGCCTCCTACCCGGATCTTGCTGTTGAGGATCTTGTCATTGATGTCCTCGTCAAAGGACTTCTGAGGGTACACCTCAATGCTATGAGTCTTCAGGTCATCCTGGATCTGCAGACCACACACAGATGACCTCAGCCCACTCTAAGGTGAATtctgccccctccacccccactgaCCCCAGACTCGTTCCCAGGAGCCCAGATCACCCTGTGCCTGAAGGCCTCTCGCTCCTCAATGGTCAGGCTGTCGGCCCGGGCTATCACGGGCACCACGTTCACAGCCCGGCAGAGCCGCTGCAGGAACTCAAGGTCCAGGGGCCTCAGGCTGCTCAGGTGGGGCACGATGGTGGTGAAGGCATGATGAGCAGGTGCCAGCCCACGCCCACGCCAGGATCCCTTCCTCCTCCGCCCACTGGCTCAGCCACCTCACCAGTGCCCAGTGGGCGGCACAAAGTATACGCAGCAGTGCACTCGCGTGTCAGGGATGTGCCGCTGGCGGGTGATGAGGATCTCCTCTTGCAGGTACCGCTCGTACTGCTCATTGATGTAGCCCAGGATGGGGTCCCAGCTGGGGCGGGAGATGGTCCAGCCTCAGAAACTTGCTGGgagcaccccccaccacccctcaGGTCCTCTGGGTGTTCTGcccttacagggcttccctgtacACAGGTGCAGTCTGTGTACTGCACAAAGGCAACCCGCCATGAGGCTGAGTAGGGGTGAATCCCATGCAGGCTCCTGTCTGTGAAGCATGCTACTGCCTTTTTCCAATTCAAGCAAAAGAGCTGTGTAGGTTAGCGGGGTCccttggggaaggggtggaggcCAGGTGTCTATGGATGaagaatcccagggctcatcCAGGTGCTTGTGTGAATGTGTTTCATCTCCTTGAGAGCCTAAAACAACTCTGGACGGGGGATGTCGTCATCCCCAAGTTACAAAAAAGGAAGCCCAGGCTCAGAGAGCATCTGCAGCCAGGCCCAGGTGGTACACCCGGCAAGTAGTTTAACCCAGGGGTCCTGATTCTGGAGTGTGGGCTTCTGTTGCCTTGCCATACTCATCAACGATGCCTTCATCAGAGAGCTAAGAGCAAGCTAAGACCTTTACATACTTGACTTCCCATGATCCTGGGAGGAGGGCTGCACACACCCGTTGCACAGGTGAATAAACTGAGCCTCAAAGATGCCACATCCAGGTGACTTCAGGCCTGATGTTTCCTGGAGACTGGAGGGGCGGGGGCCAGGGTAGCCAGGGCTTggccttccctgcctcccctgggaCTCACCACTTGTCATTGTTGATTTGGTCCCCAAAGCCAGGTGTGTCGGTCACGGTCAGCTTAAGCTTCACACCATTCTCCTCGATAACTGTGGGGAAGAGCGGAGAGGCAGAGAGTGGgcctgggtgggtggggtggggatgggtgaTGGGGGGCTCACTCACCGTGAGTCACAGAGTGCAGCTGCAGCGTCTGGGGCATGGGCACCCGCAGACCCGGCATCGTGGACTTCCATATCTTGGACTTGAAGAGTGTGTTCACCATTGTGGACTTGCCCAGCCCGCTCTGTCCTGCAAGTAACCACAGAGCCCCAACAACAGCAGAAGGGCTAGGCATGTTTCTGAAACTCTCAAATAAACTCTTTCAGAAAGTCAACCGTTTTTTAAGTATAACATAAACACAGAAAAGCATGTATTATCCTAAGTCTCCAGCTCAATGCCTTCCCCATTTTTTATTGaggcagaaacaaaataaaatgtaatttttaaataaaatataagattatacaaaatatgaataaataaaaattattttactcatATAATAAAAACTAATATTAACCActgaaagtgtacagttcaggggCACTGAGTGCGTTCACAGTGCTGTGCAAACACCAACTCTCTCTAGcgccaaaacattttcatcagtcCAACAAAAATGCTGCATTCATTGGTCACACACTCCCCagtcactaatctgctttctatcCATGGATTTGCCTATTGCATACatacttcttttttcccctttttcctctggccatgctgtgcagcttgtgggatcttatttccccaaccagggctcgaacccacgcCCTCATCACTGAaactgagtcctaaccacaggccctccagggaattccctgggtgcTTCATATAAACGGGATCACGCAGTACTTGTCCTTCTGTGTCGGGTTGCTCCCACTCAGCATAGTGCTTTCAGGCTCATCCACACTGTGGCATGCAccatgacttcctactttttcatggctgaataatactccccCGGATGGGTAGACCCCACtgtgtttatccattcctctgcagGTGGGCAGGTCAATGCCTTTTTACAAATGAAACACCAGGTGAAGGGACAGAACACGTGGTTCTACCCAAGACCACTCCTGTCACATCTCCAGCCCCGGGGACGGCCACTCTCCTGACTTGCACCATCAAGGAGCAGCTCTGCCCACCCACGCTCTACGTGGGGATCACACAGCACGTGCTCTTTCGTCTCTGGCTTCTCTGGGTGAGACTCCCTCATGCTGAATATTCCCtgactactcattggaaagactgaggctgaagctccaatactttggccacctgatgcaaagagccaacttgttggaaaagaccctgatgctggggaagattgagggcaggaggagaagagagtgacagaggatgacatggttggatggcatcaccaactcaatggacatgagcatgagtaaactccgggaggtagtgaaggacagggaagccaggtgtcctgcagtccatggggtcgtaaagagtcaaacatgactgagcgactgaaaaacgaCAATCTCCATGCTGTCTGTACTTGTAGATGGCCCATTCTCCCTGCTGGGCTGGCTTCTCAATTCTATGGACCTTGTCCCGCAGTAGGAAACATCCTACGTCACAGGGCAGGATGCACGTTTGTATCTATAGCCGAAATTGTCCTTTGGGCTTCGATATTCAGAGTCGGAGCCACCCTTGGCTATTGTTACTGGCAATACGGTCACGTACAAGTCTGTACCAAGATGTACTGTCAGTGTAAAGGAATAAACCATATTTTGCAAACTTGATATAATAACAAGAATGCAAACAATCTTGTGGATAATGTTTTCTATGTATTATATGTCAAGATGGTAGTATTTTTGGAAtgtattgggttaaataaaagaGATGATTAAAATCAATCTctcccatttctctttttttaaaggaagctaCTAGGAAATTTGAAATTATGGATGTGACTCCCATGACATTTCTATTGGGTGCCCCCTCCTTAGAAAAATACGCTTCGTTGGTGCTATACATCTGACATTTTATGTTCCATTGCATCCAGTTTATTTTGTGAGAAgcgtagttttctttttttaactgtctttttttttttcaatattgatttacttttttggctgtgtggcaattgggatcttagttccccaaccaggaatggaacgtggtgggccccttgcattgggagcttggagtcttaaccaccggaccaccagggatgtcagAGAAGTGTAGCTTTTGACCCACCAAATTTTGCATGTATAAAAATGCAATTCCAGGTCAGCTGACCCATGGGGAGCCTCCTAGATGGCAGGCAGTGTGCTAAAccccatgaggaaactgaggcagcaaGGGGTCAGGGGCCCAGGTCACACACTGGTGGGCATTAAATCCTGGGACCACCATCTAGGGTGTTCCCACTTTCTGCCACACACAGCCTCCCCTTTTCATGTTCTGATTGGGTTTACTCGGGGCTTCTTGGgtgatttttgtgttttcatgACTCAGCATTTCCCACTTCTCCACCTACCACACCCCTTTGAGGTACAACTGTCAgcaccactttacagatggggagagTGAGGCTCCGAGAGGTGACACGTCCAGGCCCACAGGGTGGTATCCGTGACTCAGTCCTCCTGTGAGCCCCGACCCCTTACTCACCCACCACCATGATGTTGAACTCAAACCCCATCTTCATGGCCTTGATCTTGAGTTGGTCCAGCACAGCCTCGATGCCCACGTAACCAAGCCTCTCGCAGGAGAAGGTCCTCGGGCTGGAGGCCCGTGATGAACTGGGCGAGGGGGACTGCCTCAAGGGGTCCATGGGGCCAAGGAACTACGATGCCTGTCATCTGGGtcagggtggggagaagggggtTGCTGCGGTTCCAGAGGGGGACCATCTGAATTCTCATCTCTGAACCCTGACTCCTGAGGCCTGCTCCCAGACATTCCCACGCTTCACATCC carries:
- the SEPT12 gene encoding septin-12 isoform X2; the encoded protein is MDPLRQSPSPSSSRASSPRTFSCERLGYVGIEAVLDQLKIKAMKMGFEFNIMVVGQSGLGKSTMVNTLFKSKIWKSTMPGLRVPMPQTLQLHSVTHVIEENGVKLKLTVTDTPGFGDQINNDKCLRPLDLEFLQRLCRAVNVVPVIARADSLTIEEREAFRHRIQDDLKTHSIEVYPQKSFDEDINDKILNSKIRERIPFAVVGADREHMVNGRCVLGRKTKWGIIEVENMAHCEFPLLRDLLIRSHLQDLKDITHNVHYENYRIIRLKESHALPRGPGWVNLAPTPSPTPTGTRASPGPGKVCRWAEDDSDEDF
- the SEPT12 gene encoding septin-12 isoform X1, whose product is MDPLRQSPSPSSSRASSPRTFSCERLGYVGIEAVLDQLKIKAMKMGFEFNIMVVGQSGLGKSTMVNTLFKSKIWKSTMPGLRVPMPQTLQLHSVTHVIEENGVKLKLTVTDTPGFGDQINNDKCWDPILGYINEQYERYLQEEILITRQRHIPDTRVHCCVYFVPPTGHCLRPLDLEFLQRLCRAVNVVPVIARADSLTIEEREAFRHRIQDDLKTHSIEVYPQKSFDEDINDKILNSKIRERIPFAVVGADREHMVNGRCVLGRKTKWGIIEVENMAHCEFPLLRDLLIRSHLQDLKDITHNVHYENYRIIRLKESHALPRGPGWVNLAPTPSPTPTGTRASPGPGKVCRWAEDDSDEDF